The Saccharolobus shibatae B12 genomic interval TTATCCTCAGATACTCTAATCAGAGTGGGTTCCTTAGAGTTGAGAACGATATCTACGGATTTTCTATTATGTTCTGGATATTCAATCATTGTATAAGTATACTTTTTATCCTCCAATATGTCTATAACTTCGTTGATAATTTTTTTGCTCATATCTTACATCTCACTTAATTCTGTTTCTTCTGTATAACTTCTAGTAGGGCTAAGAATTATAAATATTAATGATGTATATTCCCTTAATAGCTTCTCGACATCTACATTTAATATTACATTAGATATTTCTCTTCCAAGTAAAATTGAAATTGCCTTCCTGTTCCATTGCTCCCCACTAATGAAATATTCTCCAATTTCGGGTGATTTAATAAATATAAATGGAATTTTTACTAAAGACCATAAATAAAGTGGAATTCTATCGGAAAGCCTTTCCACCTCGTCCTTTTTTATCTCATGATAAAAATTATTATTTAGTTTAATCTTTAATTTACCTTCCAATGCATCTTTAATGGTAACGTATTCAGCAGGAGAAGAAGAGAATATGTCTTTAAGTCCAAACTCAAAAATTTTATCTATCAAACTCCTACCCTTTATATTTACTCAGAACTATTGCATGGTCCTTATCGTAGGGATCTAGGTTAATAATTTGTATTGCCTCAAAATTGGAATTTTCCAATTTCTCCACTTCAGCTTTATATATCTCCTTAGGGTCTTTAGTAACATCAATACTTCTCGCTTTAATCACTAGAAGCATATATCCATTTACTTTAAGGAAGAATCTAGCATTGTATATAGCTATATCTGTTTGATCTGGTTGGGCAATATCGACATAAAGTACGTCAACGTTCTCTACTACCGACTTATAACTTTGAGGAAATCTGGCATCAGCTAATAATGGAAAGATATTAGGCCTCCTTTGAGCTACTAATAATAATTCTCTTACAACTCTTGGAGAAAATTCAACACCATAGGCCTTACCATTTAACTCTATAATATCAGAGACGTGACTTATTGTAGTCCCAGAAGCGGCTCCTAAATATAAGACCTTAGTGCCTTTTCTAATCGGATTAGTCTTAAGGCCTTTAAGTATTGCGCCAGCTAACTTACTCCTAAACGCATTCCATTCCCTATATTCTATACCCTCATATTTAATTAGCCTTTCACCGTAAACATTAAAGCCTGATACTAGGTTTCTTGTACATAGCCTAAAGCTACCATCGTTAAACTCGCATTCGTAAATGTTTTCCATGTTAGTTTGTTTTACGGTAACAACTTCAGACATTTTTATCACTTTCTTCCTTTACCTCTTCTTTTTCCACCTTTTTTACCTTTTGCTTGCTGTTTTTGAGGCTGTTGTGGCTTTTGTTGTTGAGGCTTTTTAGGTGGTGGCTGAGCGAATTTTTCCTTAATCTCATCTATCCTCTTCTTTAGTTGTTCGTTTAGTTGATCACCTATGAATCTCCCGCTAAAAGCATCAACTCTGGCAGCTATTGCTAATTTGGCTGCTAAAGCTCTAGCAATCTTACCCCTTTGCCATCTAGGTGATGTGTGAATAGCTGGATACTGAAATATTACACCATGTTTAGGTGGTCTTCCTCCACTTCTTAACGCCCTGAATAAAGCCTTTTCAGCCCCCAATACCTGGATCGTACTAGCTGGCATTTTGGCTAATTCCTCCAGACTTCCTGATATGCTCAATAATCTAGCACCTAACGCTGGACCAACTAAGGCCGTTATATTTGGTGCAACTTCTTTCATTACGCCTTCTAGATAATTATTAAGGTTTCTCCTTATATTATACAAGTCTAAAATAGTATTTGCGATCATCCTCATCGCAGATAAGTCATCTTCTGAGATATCCGCACCTATACTTTTCTTTGCTGCATCGACTATCCTATTTATTCTTTGCTCATTGAAACCCAATTCCTTTAGAGCATCAGTAGTTAAGAGTCCCCTATCCCCAAACCTAGACACTATGGTTGCGTATTCTTCGTGATCCTCAATAAGCTTATCTAGTTCTGGAAAATGAATACTATACCACTCTCTTAATCTTTCTGAGAAAAGATTTATGGTCTTATCTATATCATCCATTGCCCTTACTGCTTGAATAGCCAAAAGATCTCTCTTTTGCGCTGCAGACCTTAGCTTTCTCCTAGTGTACTCTAATGAAAGTTCGTGAAGAAAATTATAATACTCCTCTTCATTACTTGCAAATTTTATATCTGTAGCTACTTTAGGTAATGATTCCCTGAATATCCTCGAAATTTTACTATATGGTTCATACGTAACCCTATAACCTAGGGCTTGCAATTTAGGAACTTCAGCTTCGTTCTCGACTACTACCTCTTGTGGGTTAACTTTCTTTAACAACTCGACTGTCGCATTAAATGGTATGCCCTTTTCATTATTTAAAAGTTCCTCAGTTATTTTTCCCAAATCTCTTGGATTTGTAATATAGTCTACAATATTACCGTTTTCATCGTAAGCAATTGCTCCAATAACATGCTCGATTAGGTATATTTTCATCATCTCTCACTACAAACCTATCTGACAAATTTTTAAGTTTAAATGCTCAAGTTATAACAAGAGTAAATATGCCTTCACACGGTTCGTTAACCAAAGCGGGAAAAGTTAGAAGTCAGACACCAAAAATACAGCCTAAAGAAAAACATAAAGAGGTACCAAGAGTAAGGAATAGAAAGGAATATGAAAAGAGAGTAGTAAAAGCTAGGCAACAAGCTCCTGCTAGATAATAAACTATTTTTGCTATTACCTAATCTTTTTCTGTGCAAGAAAATTATAAAGGAAAGGCTTATGATATTTTGAAAAATCTAAACATAGAGGAAGGGGACCTAATAGAGATTAAGAAAGGGGACCTAAGAATAAGAGGCATATTGTTACCAAGTTACTCAAAAGATGAAAGAATATTCGTAATAAAACTAGATAACGGTTACAATATAGGAATATCTATCGATAATATATCTGAGATTAAACTAATCACAAAAAATTCAAGTAAAGCTCAAGAGAGTGAAAGAAAGGAAGTTAGCCGTAATGGTGCTAAAAGCGAAATAAAGATAATTAGCACAGGAGGTACAATAGTAAGTAAAGTTGAATACGAAACTGGTGCAGTCAGACCCGCGCTGACCACTGAAGAAATAGTACAATTTTTGCCAGAAATAAACGAAATAGCAAAAGTTGATGCTGAGGTACTTTTCTCTATATTAAGCGAAAACATGAAACCTGAATACTGGGTTAAGATAGCTGAATCAGTAAAGAAAGCGTTTGATGAAGGAAACACTGGAGTGGTTATTGCTCATGGTACTGATACTATGGCATACACAGCGTCTGCCTTAGCCTTCTCTCTAAGATCGTTACAAGGACCAGTAGTGTTGGTGGGTTCGCAGAGAAGTAGTGATAGACCAAGTAGTGACTCAGCAATAAATCTCTTATCCGCAGTTACCACAGCTAAATATGCGCCTTTTGGAGAAGTAGTAGTAAACATGCACGCTGACTCCTCCGACACTTACGCATTAGTACATAGAGGAGTGAAGGTTAGAAAAATGCACAGTAGTAGAAGAGATGCTTTTCAGTCAGTAAACGATAAACCTTTAGCCAAAGTCCTTTGGAAAGAAAGGAAACTGGTTATGCTCGACAAGAATTACATGAGCAAAAAAGGCGAAACTACACTTGACGCTAAATTTGATAATAGAGCATTTTTACTATACTATTATCCTGGATTAGATAGAGACTTCTTAGAACACATTTTAACTAATACTAAAATAAGAGGTCTCATAATAGCTGGTACTGGTTTAGGTCATACTTCATCAGATTATGTGGAATTATTCAGAAAAGCTACTAAAGATGGCATATTTATAGGAATGACAACACAGTGTTTATTCGGAAGAGTTAATATGAATGTGTATACTACTGGAAGACAGTTACTCGATGCTGGTGTCACCCCATTGGAAGATATGCTACCAGAAGTTGCATTAGTTAAACTCATGTGGGTACTTGCGCACGAACAAGATCTAGAAAAAATACGAAGTTTAATGATATCGAATCTAGTGGGGGAAATAAATCCTCGTCACACTTTGGATCTCTTCCCAAGGTGGTCATATGAGTGAGTTAAATTATGAAGAGTTAGGATTAAAAGTAGGATTAGAAATTCACCAACAGCTTAACACTTCTCATAAATTATTCTGCAACTGTAGTACTAATTTGGAAGAAGATTATAAGTTAACCTTAGAGAGATATTTAAGACCTGCATTAAGTGAATTAGGGGAAGTCGATGTCGCAGCATTGTTTGAGTGGAAAAAAGGTAAAAAATACGTATACAGAATACCTATTACTACAAGTTGTCTTGTAGAAGCTGATGAAGAACCTCCACATGCAATAAATGAGGAAGCGTTAAAAATAGCGTTAGCTATCGCTATAGCACTAAATAGTAACATAGTAGATGAAATTTATGTCATGAGAAAAATTGTAATAGATGGTTCAAACACCACTGGATTCCAAAGAACAGCAATAGTAGCACTTGGTGGAATGTTAAAAGATGACGGAGTTACAATACAAACTATTGCAGTTGAGGAGGACGCTGCAAGGAAAATAGATGAAGGAACAGATCAAGTAACCTATTCGCTTGATAGATTAGGGATTCCCTTAATAGAAATTTCAACTGGACCAGATATAAGGAGCCCAGAACAAGCTGAGAGAGTTGCACTAAAAATTGGCCAATTGCTTAGAATGACAGGTAAAGTTAAAAGGGGTATAGGCACAATAAGACAAGATCTAAATATCTCTATAAAAGGAGGTACAAAGATAGAAATTAAAGGAGTACAAAAACTGGAATTAATACCCGATATAGTTAGATATGAAGCAATGAGACAATTTAACTTACTAAAGATAAAAGAAGAATTATATAAAAGAGGAGTGAGTAAAGATCTATTTTTGTCTAATTTTGTTGTAAAAGATCTAACAGAACTTTTTAAAAACACAAATAGTAAAATCATTAAAAGCGGAATGGAAAAGGGAGGATTAGTATATGGAATAAGAGCGTATAAGTTAAAGGGAATATTGGGTTGGGAACTGATACCAAAAAAGAGAAGATTTGGAACAGAAATTGCAGATTACGTTAGAGCACTTGCAGGATTAGGTGGACTCTTCCACTCTGATGAGCTACCCAATTACGGTATAACTGAAGAGGAGATAAACAAAGTTAGAGAAGCCCTTAATGCGACGACTGAAGATGGTTTCATTCTAATCGTTGGCGAAAGAGAGAGGTTGGATAAAGCTGTAGAAGTAATAAGGGACAGAATATTATTAGCGTTTGATGGTATTCCTAAGGAAACTAGAGGAGCATTAGATGATGGAACAACGAAATTCTTAAGACCACAGCCAGGCTCAGCTAGAATGTATCCAGAAACTGATATTCCACCTAGAAGAATAGATGAAAAACTGTTTGAGGGTGCTAAAAAATTGGTTCCAGAATCGCCAGAGTCTAAAATGAAAAGGTATATCACAATGGGTTTAAGTGAGGAACTCGCTAAGGAGATAATTAGAGATCCCAGACTCGACTTATTTGAAGAATTAGTTAACAAATATTCACCAAAGGTCTCTCCAGTTGTAATAGCGAGTACGATTACTAACACGTTGAAGTATGTTAAGTCAAAAGGTGGTGATATATCAAAGATAAATGAGGAAGATATAGAGGAACTAATAAAAAGCGTTTATGAGAACAAAATTAGCAAGGATTCGATTTCGGAAATACTCCTAGAATACACTACTAATAAAAATGTGGAACTAAAGGATGTCATACGTAAATACGAGGCATTACCAACTGAAGAATTAGAAAAGATAATAGATGATGTAATTAGTTCTAATCTAGACGAGATAAGGAAAAGAAAAGATAAAGCAGTAAACCTAATAATGTCAAAAGTAATGAGCAAAGTTAAAGGAAGAGCTGAGGGGAAAGTTATATTAGAATTAATAAAGTCAAGACTCAAAAATGTTATGGAGTGAAGAATTACCCTCGGACAGATTAATGATGAAGAGAAGGCATTTGTCGGATTTAAATGATGAGCTTGACCACTTATGAAGCTAGATGATATAATAAAGGTAGCCGCTGAGTATCCATTCAAAAATCTTAGTGAAAATATAGAGTTACAAGATGACATGCTTAATATAGAACAACTCCCACAATTGCTAACTATTGGCGGAGTTAAGAGAGTGAAATGGAAATATAAGGCAAAAATTCTCGGTCCCGATCTATCTACAATATCAACTGAAGGAGGAGAAAATAACGAAGAATTAATAATGAGAACACCATTAAACAGGACTTCAATTCCTTGGACATTTACCAGATTAGATACTAATTCATTAGAAAAGCTGGTAGAATATTTGGCACCTTGTAAAGAGGGGACTTCACTTTTTAACGTCTCTCCTTGGCCAAGATATCACTTTAAGCAAAACAGAACCATAGAATTAAAAGAGGGTGAGATTGGGAATGGTAGAAATGTTGAGATAGAAAATATAAAACTAATAGAAAATCATATAAATATAAACACGAAATTCTTAAATCCTCAATTCTTCTATATAAATCCTTATTACATAGAAAGTGGTTATAATTCAATAGATAATACCTTCGCTACAAGCTTAGAACTGACAGAGACGTATTCTTTTGTAAGCAATTCACTCTTGGACTTAAAATTTGAACTAGGAAAAGTTAGTGTGGAAACCAATGGAAAAATTTTAGTTTCGAAGACAAAGAATTTTGCTGAAGCCAAACTCCATAGATTATTATGGGATATGACAAACGAGGTAATAGAAATAAACTGTAGTCCGCAATTTCCTCTTTCCCTATATCGAATCGAACCTTCTGCTGTAATCCCATTATATATAAAATTTAATGAGAAATCCAATATTTTACAGATGGTATTAGAAAACTTCAGCGATAAGCCAGTTATAGCTACTCTGTATGTCTCAGCAAGAATAACTAAAATAATAAAGCCGAATAACACGATAACAACAGAGTATGATAGAGTTAAAATTCCTATCAGAAGATGGGGAATTGTCAATTTAGAACTAGAAATAAAAAAATTACCAGACTTATTACTTAAAAGAAAAGCTATTTAGATTCAACTGTAGTCTCATATAGGCATGGGCTTAGAGTGTACCCATGCTTTGTAAGAACTTTTTTACCTTCAGAACATAAAATACAATAATATACAGAAAGATTAGAATTTGAGTTTAAAATTCTTTCCATAACTTCATTTACAAGATCCATAAATTTTTCATCTTTCTCTAGAAGAGATCTTAAATTACTACCCCTTCTACTTTTTAGATAATTTGAAACTGCTGCTGGTGTTAACCCCATTAAATTCGCTGCCTTGTACTCAGATAAATTTCTCTCCTTTATTAGTTTTTGAGCAACTATACTTCTAACTGCTGGTAAAATCTCCCTAACTGAAAATTCACATGGTAACTGTAATGACATGGTTAATACA includes:
- a CDS encoding transcriptional regulator, yielding MSLQLPCEFSVREILPAVRSIVAQKLIKERNLSEYKAANLMGLTPAAVSNYLKSRRGSNLRSLLEKDEKFMDLVNEVMERILNSNSNLSVYYCILCSEGKKVLTKHGYTLSPCLYETTVESK
- a CDS encoding C/D box methylation guide ribonucleoprotein complex aNOP56 subunit (functions along with aFIB and aL7a; guides 2'-O-methylation of ribose to specific sites in RNAs), whose product is MMKIYLIEHVIGAIAYDENGNIVDYITNPRDLGKITEELLNNEKGIPFNATVELLKKVNPQEVVVENEAEVPKLQALGYRVTYEPYSKISRIFRESLPKVATDIKFASNEEEYYNFLHELSLEYTRRKLRSAAQKRDLLAIQAVRAMDDIDKTINLFSERLREWYSIHFPELDKLIEDHEEYATIVSRFGDRGLLTTDALKELGFNEQRINRIVDAAKKSIGADISEDDLSAMRMIANTILDLYNIRRNLNNYLEGVMKEVAPNITALVGPALGARLLSISGSLEELAKMPASTIQVLGAEKALFRALRSGGRPPKHGVIFQYPAIHTSPRWQRGKIARALAAKLAIAARVDAFSGRFIGDQLNEQLKKRIDEIKEKFAQPPPKKPQQQKPQQPQKQQAKGKKGGKRRGKGRK
- a CDS encoding DUF61 family protein translates to MIDKIFEFGLKDIFSSSPAEYVTIKDALEGKLKIKLNNNFYHEIKKDEVERLSDRIPLYLWSLVKIPFIFIKSPEIGEYFISGEQWNRKAISILLGREISNVILNVDVEKLLREYTSLIFIILSPTRSYTEETELSEM
- a CDS encoding 30S ribosomal protein S30e is translated as MPSHGSLTKAGKVRSQTPKIQPKEKHKEVPRVRNRKEYEKRVVKARQQAPAR
- the gatE gene encoding Glu-tRNA(Gln) amidotransferase subunit GatE, whose translation is MSELNYEELGLKVGLEIHQQLNTSHKLFCNCSTNLEEDYKLTLERYLRPALSELGEVDVAALFEWKKGKKYVYRIPITTSCLVEADEEPPHAINEEALKIALAIAIALNSNIVDEIYVMRKIVIDGSNTTGFQRTAIVALGGMLKDDGVTIQTIAVEEDAARKIDEGTDQVTYSLDRLGIPLIEISTGPDIRSPEQAERVALKIGQLLRMTGKVKRGIGTIRQDLNISIKGGTKIEIKGVQKLELIPDIVRYEAMRQFNLLKIKEELYKRGVSKDLFLSNFVVKDLTELFKNTNSKIIKSGMEKGGLVYGIRAYKLKGILGWELIPKKRRFGTEIADYVRALAGLGGLFHSDELPNYGITEEEINKVREALNATTEDGFILIVGERERLDKAVEVIRDRILLAFDGIPKETRGALDDGTTKFLRPQPGSARMYPETDIPPRRIDEKLFEGAKKLVPESPESKMKRYITMGLSEELAKEIIRDPRLDLFEELVNKYSPKVSPVVIASTITNTLKYVKSKGGDISKINEEDIEELIKSVYENKISKDSISEILLEYTTNKNVELKDVIRKYEALPTEELEKIIDDVISSNLDEIRKRKDKAVNLIMSKVMSKVKGRAEGKVILELIKSRLKNVME
- a CDS encoding fibrillarin-like rRNA/tRNA 2'-O-methyltransferase, with protein sequence MSEVVTVKQTNMENIYECEFNDGSFRLCTRNLVSGFNVYGERLIKYEGIEYREWNAFRSKLAGAILKGLKTNPIRKGTKVLYLGAASGTTISHVSDIIELNGKAYGVEFSPRVVRELLLVAQRRPNIFPLLADARFPQSYKSVVENVDVLYVDIAQPDQTDIAIYNARFFLKVNGYMLLVIKARSIDVTKDPKEIYKAEVEKLENSNFEAIQIINLDPYDKDHAIVLSKYKG
- the gatD gene encoding Glu-tRNA(Gln) amidotransferase subunit GatD, translating into MQENYKGKAYDILKNLNIEEGDLIEIKKGDLRIRGILLPSYSKDERIFVIKLDNGYNIGISIDNISEIKLITKNSSKAQESERKEVSRNGAKSEIKIISTGGTIVSKVEYETGAVRPALTTEEIVQFLPEINEIAKVDAEVLFSILSENMKPEYWVKIAESVKKAFDEGNTGVVIAHGTDTMAYTASALAFSLRSLQGPVVLVGSQRSSDRPSSDSAINLLSAVTTAKYAPFGEVVVNMHADSSDTYALVHRGVKVRKMHSSRRDAFQSVNDKPLAKVLWKERKLVMLDKNYMSKKGETTLDAKFDNRAFLLYYYPGLDRDFLEHILTNTKIRGLIIAGTGLGHTSSDYVELFRKATKDGIFIGMTTQCLFGRVNMNVYTTGRQLLDAGVTPLEDMLPEVALVKLMWVLAHEQDLEKIRSLMISNLVGEINPRHTLDLFPRWSYE